In Meleagris gallopavo isolate NT-WF06-2002-E0010 breed Aviagen turkey brand Nicholas breeding stock chromosome 2, Turkey_5.1, whole genome shotgun sequence, the following are encoded in one genomic region:
- the PEX13 gene encoding peroxisome biogenesis factor 13 produces CAAPAQRDPKALVRPGSRRAGCARGGRSARFLGRSPDLGDNLLTRPGQPIVTRIPPPILPRPSQQTGSSSLSTLRPAYNSSFTTGYGSYGTSFYGSYSPYSYGYGGLGYNRFRTDDIPPSRFVQQAEESSRGAFQSIESIVHAFASVSMMMDATFSAVYNSFRAVLDVANHFSRLKVHFTKVFSAFALVRTIRYLYQRLQRLLGLRKSSENEDLWAESQGTVARVGLEDKAANSAKSWPIFLFFAVVMGGPYLIWKLLSTYSDEESVSSNWASGEDDHVVGRAEYDFSALSEEEISFHAGDILKLAPKDQQPKIRGWLLASYDGQTTGLVPANYIRILGKRKGRKTVDLERITEQRPSFTGMSARGSTAAVTLEEQEAAFDSVFIGSNKVPVAPDSTAVSGEKQEL; encoded by the exons TGCGCGGCGCCGGCCCAGCGAGACCCGAAGGCTTTGGTCAGGCCAGGGAGCCGAAGGGCGGGCTGTGCGCGGGGCGGCCGTTCAGCCCGCTTCTTGGGAAG GTCTCCTGACTTGGGTGACAACTTGCTGACCAGACCTGGACAACCCATAGTTACACGAATACCTCCACCTATTTTGCCAAGACCATCACAGCAAACAGGAAGCAGTAGTCTCAGTACTTTAAGGCCAGCATATAACAGTTCTTTTACTACAGGCTATGgttcatatggaacttcttTTTATGGAAGCTACAGTCCTTACAGTTATGGATATGGTGGCTTGGGCTATAACCGCTTTCGTACAGATGATATTCCTCCCAGCAGGTTTGTTCAACAGGCtgaagagagcagcagaggtgcaTTTCAGTCCATTGAAAGTATTGTGCATGCATTTGCCTCAGTCAGCATGATGATGGATGCTACTTTTTCAGCTGTGTACAACAGTTTCAGAGCTGTGTTGGATGTAGCCAATCACTTCTCCCGCCTCAAAGTACACTTCACAAAGGTGttttcagcttttgctttagTGAGAACTATAAGATATCTCTACCAACGTCTACAGCGATTACTGGGTCTGCGGAAGAGCTCTGAGAATGAGGATTTGTGGGCTGAAAGTCAGGGGACAGTAGCTCGTGTTGGTCTTGAAGACAAAGCAGCTAACTCGGCAAAATCCTGGcctattttcttgttctttgctgTTGTTATGGGAGGTCCCTATCTGATTTGGAAACTGCTTTCTACATACAGTGATGAAGAATCAG TATCTAGTAACTGGGCAAGTGGAGAAGATGATCATGTAGTTGGAAGAGCAGAATATGACTTCAGTGCTCTCTCAGAAGAGGAAATTTCCTTCCATGCTGGTGACATTCTAAAATTAGCACCCAAAG accAACAACCCAAAATCCGTGGCTGGCTTTTGGCTAGTTACGATGGTCAAACAACAGGACTTGTACCAGCTAATTATATCAGAATACTGGGCAAAagaaaaggcaggaaaacaGTGGACCTGGAAAGGATTACAGAGCAACGTCCATCCTTTACTGGGATGTCTGCTAGAGGATCCACTGCTGCTGTGACTTTAGAGGAACAGGAAGCTGCTTTTGATTCTGTTTTTATAGGAAGTAATAAAGTTCCTGTTGCACCTGACTCCACTGCAGTTAGTGGAGAGAAACAGGAACTCTAA
- the LOC104909479 gene encoding uncharacterized protein KIAA1841-like isoform X3, with translation MSRGFSENNNFPYDNNQMVLDMILCSLIGVSQPINWDSVARLVPGYTSKECAKRFDELKSTGNSPVDNQYNPLMAAGENPVETLAVYIKSSLLDTRTEFQDTAIGQDSITITGRPSTTSTRNCSSESDKGPVHKDEESTDESQGPNMVIHVCDEAKNLKEDFVCPRDLLISEMKYFAEYLSVDAQRWEEVDISVHCDVHIFDWLIRYVKRNTKDGEAYEIPALEPANVISILISSEFLKMDSLVEKCIHYCHKNMNAIVATPCNMNCINANLVAHIADLFTHNELEELKDKRDKFKSILQSLLWKI, from the exons ATGAGTCGTggtttttcagaaaacaataaCTTTCCATATGACAACAATCAAATGGTTTTGGATATGATCCTTTGTTCCCTAATTGGTGTTTCTCAGCCTATCAACTGGGACAGCGTGGCAAGGCTAGTTCCTGGATATACATCCAAGGAG TGTGCAAAAAGGTTTGATGAACTAAAAAGCACTGGAAATTCACCTGTTGACAACCAGTATAATCCCTTGATGGCTGCTGGTGAGAATCCTGTGGAAACTTTAGCTGTGTACATCAAATCCTCCTTGCTTGACACACGGACAGAGTTTCAGGACACTGCTATTGGGCAGGATTCCATTACCATAACTG GAAGACCCAGCACAACCTCCACAAGGAATTGTTCTTCAGAATCTGACAAAGGTCCTGTGCataaagatgaagaaagcaCTGATGAGAGCCAGGG GCCAAATATGGTGATACATGTGTGTGATGAAGCAAAGAACCTCAAAGAAGATTTTGTATGTCCTCGAGATCTTTTGATTTCCGAAATGAAATACTTTGCTGAATATCTATCAGTGGATGCCCAGCGCTGGGAAGAAGTGGACATTTCAGTGCACTGTGACGTTCACATCTTTGACTGGTTGATAAGATATGTTAAAAGGAACACCAAAGATGGTGAAGCTTATGAAATCCCTGCTttag AACCAGCAAATGTCATAtcaattcttatttcttctgaGTTTTTGAAGATGGATTCATTA gtagaaaaatgtattcattaTTGTCACAAAAATATGAATGCTATTGTAGCTACGCCTTGTAACATGAATTGTATCAATGCTAATCTTGTTGCACATATTGCTGATCTGTTTACTCACAATGAACTGGAAGAGCTGAAGGACAAGAGGGATAAATTTAAAAG CATCCTGCAATCTCTATTGTGGAAAATATAA
- the LOC104909479 gene encoding uncharacterized protein KIAA1841-like isoform X2, protein MQGQKWKQVSFTYRMERRSGGSRGRPRCKQRKMSRGFSENNNFPYDNNQMVLDMILCSLIGVSQPINWDSVARLVPGYTSKECAKRFDELKSTGNSPVDNQYNPLMAAGENPVETLAVYIKSSLLDTRTEFQDTAIGQDSITITGRPSTTSTRNCSSESDKGPVHKDEESTDESQGPNMVIHVCDEAKNLKEDFVCPRDLLISEMKYFAEYLSVDAQRWEEVDISVHCDVHIFDWLIRYVKRNTKDGEAYEIPALEPANVISILISSEFLKMDSLVEKCIHYCHKNMNAIVATPCNMNCINANLVAHIADLFTHNELEELKDKRDKFKSILQSLLWKI, encoded by the exons GTGTAAGCAGCGAAAGATGAGTCGTggtttttcagaaaacaataaCTTTCCATATGACAACAATCAAATGGTTTTGGATATGATCCTTTGTTCCCTAATTGGTGTTTCTCAGCCTATCAACTGGGACAGCGTGGCAAGGCTAGTTCCTGGATATACATCCAAGGAG TGTGCAAAAAGGTTTGATGAACTAAAAAGCACTGGAAATTCACCTGTTGACAACCAGTATAATCCCTTGATGGCTGCTGGTGAGAATCCTGTGGAAACTTTAGCTGTGTACATCAAATCCTCCTTGCTTGACACACGGACAGAGTTTCAGGACACTGCTATTGGGCAGGATTCCATTACCATAACTG GAAGACCCAGCACAACCTCCACAAGGAATTGTTCTTCAGAATCTGACAAAGGTCCTGTGCataaagatgaagaaagcaCTGATGAGAGCCAGGG GCCAAATATGGTGATACATGTGTGTGATGAAGCAAAGAACCTCAAAGAAGATTTTGTATGTCCTCGAGATCTTTTGATTTCCGAAATGAAATACTTTGCTGAATATCTATCAGTGGATGCCCAGCGCTGGGAAGAAGTGGACATTTCAGTGCACTGTGACGTTCACATCTTTGACTGGTTGATAAGATATGTTAAAAGGAACACCAAAGATGGTGAAGCTTATGAAATCCCTGCTttag AACCAGCAAATGTCATAtcaattcttatttcttctgaGTTTTTGAAGATGGATTCATTA gtagaaaaatgtattcattaTTGTCACAAAAATATGAATGCTATTGTAGCTACGCCTTGTAACATGAATTGTATCAATGCTAATCTTGTTGCACATATTGCTGATCTGTTTACTCACAATGAACTGGAAGAGCTGAAGGACAAGAGGGATAAATTTAAAAG CATCCTGCAATCTCTATTGTGGAAAATATAA